Proteins from a single region of Macrobrachium nipponense isolate FS-2020 chromosome 11, ASM1510439v2, whole genome shotgun sequence:
- the LOC135209333 gene encoding uncharacterized protein LOC135209333 has translation MGVNATVASVRQEYWVPQLRQLAKSVIHHCIICKKTQGRPYRVDIAPPLPEFRVQRKQPFSITGVDYTGALLTKEKHQTPEKAYIVLFTCPVTRGIHIELVKDLSCDSFLMVFRKFGSRRGFPSLMLSDNATTFVSASDYLKSMAESSLGQEHLNAIECKWKFIPARAPWFGAIWERLIGLLKTCLKKVIGQAFLSFSELSCVVTELEAIINDRPLSYTPGELDQLDILTPNHLILGRRLRSFPREVIDWKDI, from the coding sequence ATGGGAGTAAATGCAACCGTAGCAAGTGTGAGACAGGAATACTGGGTCCCACAGCTTCGCCAATTAGCCAAAAGTGTAATTCATCATTGTAtaatttgtaagaaaacacaaggGAGACCCTACCGTGTGGATATTGCTCCACCATTGCCAGAATTTCGGGTGCAGAGAAAACAACCCTTTAGCATCACAGGGGTAGATTATACAGGAGCGTTGTTAACCAAGGAGAAACATCAAACTCCTGAAAAAGCCTATATTGTGTTGTTTACTTGTCCAGTTACTAGAGGAATCCATATCGAATTAGTAAAAGATCTGTCCTGCGATTCGTTTCTTATGGTGTTCCGAAAGTTTGGTAGCCGTCGGGGATTTCCTTCTTTAATGCTAAGTGACAATGCTACTACCTTTGTATCGGCTTCAGATTATTTGAAAAGCATGGCAGAAAGTTCCTTAGGGCAAGAACACCTGAATGCCATCGAATGTAAATGGAAGTTCATACCAGCCAGAGCACCTTGGTTTGGAGCTATATGGGAAAGATTGATTGGTCTTCTGAAAACATGTCTGAAGAAAGTAATAGGTCAGGCCTTTCTCAGTTTTAGTGAACTTTCCTGTGTTGTGACTGAACTTGAAGCAATTATTAATGACAGACCCTTAAGTTATACTCCGGGAGAATTAGACCAGTTGGATATTCTGACGCCCAATCATTTGATTTTAGGACGTAGATTGAGATCTTTCCCTAGGGAAGTCATAGATTGGAAAGATATCTGA